One Xyrauchen texanus isolate HMW12.3.18 chromosome 2, RBS_HiC_50CHRs, whole genome shotgun sequence genomic window carries:
- the kiaa0895l gene encoding microtubule-associated tyrosine carboxypeptidase isoform X2, which yields MECVLRKYGTYENFEEVTGGNLLPKSQVWAATRKYLQKERCVGEVVVSLSDELLSQAVMQVERCRPTLTINLSGARQHWLEGMLRHEIGTHYLRGVNNSLQPWATSVGRKQFGLKPANPTEEGLASLHSVLLRKQPFLWRAALLYYTVYHATNMSFSQLFIHIARFVQDPAVRWEYCLRAKRGQTDTSKPGCFSKDQVYLDGILKILRHRRNIDFKILTALGKVSYEDVDRLRHLAVLNRTRIPHFMQDEERYLQHLDNIVTVNELNDAELQELIP from the exons ATGGAGTGTGTCTTGAGGAAGTATGGTACCTACGAGAACTTCGAAGAGGTCACAGGAGGCAACTTGCTCCCGAAGAGTCAAGTGTGGGCTGCCACACGTAAATACTTGCAGAAGGAGCGCTGTGTTGGTGAG GTGGTTGTATCTCTATCCGATGAGCTTCTATCTCAGGCAGTAATGCAGGTGGAGAGATGTCGGCCAACACTAACAATCAACCTGTCAGGAGCACGTCAACATTGGCTCGAGGGAATGCTGAGACATGAGATTG GCACGCATTACTTACGGGGTGTGAATAACAGCTTGCAACCGTGGGCCACTTCTGTCGGCAGAAAGCAGTTTGGACTGAAACCAGCTAATCCTACTGAAGAGGGGCTTGCCAGTCTTCACAGTGTGTTGCTACGGAAACAGCCCTTCCTGTGGCGAGCCGCTctgctatactatactgtataccATGCCACTAACATGAGCTTCAGCCAACTGTTCATCCATATCGCTCGCTTTGTCCAAGATCCTGCTGTACGCTGGGAGTACTGCCTCCGTGCCAAACGAGGACAAACAGATACCTCTAAACCAG GCTGCTTTAGTAAAGATCAGGTCTACCTTGATGGAATTCTCAAGATATTACGCCACAGGAGAAACATTGATTTCAAGATATTAACCGCTCTTGGAAAG GTGTCCTACGAAGATGTGGACAGACTTCGGCATTTGGCTGTTCTCAACAGAACAAGAATTCCTCACTTCATGCAGGATGAAGAACGATATCTTCAACATCTCGACAACATTGTCACAGTCAATGAACTGAATGATGCAGAGCTTCAAGAGCTCATTCCATGA